A window of Actinomadura viridis genomic DNA:
GCCCCCATTCCCGAGGAGGTCATCATGGCCGCGACCGCGCTGGCCCTCTACCTGATCTGGCTGGCCCTGGCGTTCGGCCTGCGCAGCCTGCTGCAGCGGCGACGCACCGGCGACGCCGGATTCCGCGGGGGCGGGCTGCGCCCCGGCACCCTCCAGTGGTGGGCCCGCCTGCTCTTCGCCGGCGCGCTGGCGGTCGGGGCCGCGGGGCCGGTCGCCGGTCTGGCCGGGCTCCCGCCCCTCGCCGTCCTGGACCGGCCCGCCGTCCAGGTCACCGGCACGGTCCTGGCCCTGCTCGGCCTGGCCGCGACCCTCGCGGCCCAGTGGTCGATGGGCTCCTCCTGGCGGATCGGCGTGGACGAGACCGAACGGACCGCCCTGGTCACCGGCGGCGCGTTCGCCCTGGCCCGCAACCCGATCTTCACCACCATGATCGTCACGGCCGCAGGTCTGGCCGCGATGGTGCCCAACCCGGTCACCCTCGGGGGGCTGGCGCTCACCGTCGCCGCCATCGAGATCCAGGTCCGCGCCGTGGAGGAGCCCTACCTCCTGCGGTTCCACGGCGACGCCTACGCGCGCTACGCGGTGGCCGTCGGGCGCTTCCTGCCCGGCCTGGGTCGCCTCCGGACCGAACGCACGCCGCTGTAGCGCCAACGGCGCCCGCCGATATCGGCGGGCGCCGCTGTCGTGCACGGGTGACGTGTTCTACCCGGGACGGGTCTCAGGCGGCCGGCAGCTTCGCGACGCCGGCGTAGAGCCACTCGGTCTCGGGGCCTTGGGGCCCGAGTTCGGGGTGCCACTTCCACGGCCGGGTCAGACCCGGCTCCACCAGGTCGAAGCCGTCGAAGAGGTCCTCGATGCGGGCGCGGGGACGGAACACGATCGGACTGGTCGCGCCCTTGTAGGCGTCCACGACCTGCGCGACCTCATCGGCCGGCGGTCCGTCGGTGGTCAGGTGCGACAGCGCCAGGCACGAGCCGGGTAGGAGCCGCTCGCGGAACTTCCGCAGGATGCCGGGCGGGTCGTAGTCGTCGCTGATGAAGTGGAACAGGGCGATCGACAGCACCGCCACCGGACGGGAGAAGTCGATCAGGGCGCGCAGGTCCGGATGGCCCAGAATCGCCTCCGGATCGCGGACGTCCGCGGTGATGACCGTGGTCGAGGAATTGCTCGCCAGAAGGGCACGGCCATGGGTCGAGACGATCGGGTCGTTGTCGACGTACACCACCCGCGCCTCGGGGACTACCTCCTGGGCGACCTCGTGGACATTGCCCTGAGTCGGCAGCCCGGTGCCGAGATCGATGAACTGGTCGATCCCGTTCTGGGCGAGGTGCCGCACGGCACGCTGCAGGAAACGGCGGTTCTCCCAGACGATGCCGTGGGACATCGTGTCGCCGACGGCGGCCTTGACCTTGTCACCGGCCTCGCGGTCGACAGGGAAATTGTCCTTCCCACCGAGAAAATAGTCGTACATCCTCGCGGGCGAGGGCTTGCTGCTGTCGAAGCTCGGAAGCGTATCGCCGTCAGTGCTCACTCAAGACCTCAGCGCTGGTACGTGGATGGTTCAACGATCATCTTTCCACGGGGCCCGCGCCAAGGGCTACCAAATCGGGCCCTTTACGGACGAATCCACCGCGCCGTCACCGGCGGGCGGCGCCCGGGGGGCCGTCCGGCATCTCGCCCACCCCCGCGAAGAGCCACTCGGTCTCGGGCCCCTGGGGCCCGAATCCGGGGTGCCACTTCCACGGCCGGGTCAGACCCGGCTCCACCAGCTCGAAGCCGTCGAAGAGGGCCTCGATGCGGGCGCGGGGACGGAACACGATCGGACTGGTCGCCCCCTTGTAGGCGTCCACGACCTGCGCGACCTCATCGGCCGGCGGGCCGTCGGTGGTCAGGTGCGACAGCGCCAGAAAGGAGCCCGGACGCAGGCGGTCACGGAAAGCGCGCAGAATTCCGGACGGGTCCTCGGTGTCGCGGACGAAATGGAAGAGCGCGATGGCGAGCACGGCCACCGGGCGAGAGAAGTCGATCAGGGCGCGCAGGTCCGGATGGCCCAGAATCGCCTCCGGATCGCGGACGTCGGCGGTGATGACGGTGGTCGTGGAATTGGTCGCCAGAAGGGCACGGCCATGGGCCAGGACAATCGGGTCATTATCGACATATACCACCCGGGCCCGGGGGACGATCCGCTGCGCGACCTCGTGCACGTTGCCCACGGTGGGCAGACCGGTCCCCAGGTCGATGAACTGGTCGATCCCGTTCTCGGCGAGGTAGCGCACGGCACGCTGCAGGAAACGGCGGTTCTCCCAGACGATGCCGTGGCACATCATCTCGCCGACGGCCACTTTGACCTTGTCGGCGGCCTCGCGGTCGATCTCGAAGTTGTCCTTGCCGCCGAGAAAATAGTCGTACATTCTCGCAGGTGAGGGCTTACTGTCGAAGTTCGGTGGCGGAACGGGGTCAGTTGTCACCAAGACCTCGGCTGGTAATGGGGGCGCTCGGAGCCCCATCCTCCCATGGTCCCGGCGCACCGGACCACACGACCGCGCCGCGGTGGTCCATCCGCCGTACCGCCTCGCCGGTGCCCTTTCCGATCGCCCGCCGGGGAACTCACCGGTCCCGCACCGGCGCCTCCCGCGTGCGGGCCGCCGCGGCGGCGTGGCAGGCGCCGAGCCCCTCGGCACGGGTGATGATCCGGCCGGCCCGGACGCGGACGGCGACCTCGGTCGCGTCGGCGACCGCGGGCACCCCCGCCGCCGCGGCCACGGCTCCCCGCTCGTCGCACACCACCCGCAGCCGGGGCAGCGCCGCCGGCGGGAACGCCTGGTGCAGGCAGACGCACAGGTCGGCGATGGCCAGCCGGGCCAGCGGCGCCAGTTCGGCGGGGTCGGCGGTGACCATGACGACGGTGACCTCGGACCCCGGGGGTGCGGCGCGGACGGCGGCCTCCGCGCCCGAGAGCCGGTGCAGGCCGAGGATCGCGACGACGCCGTCGCCGGTGAGCGGTGCGGGGGCGCCGGTGATCAGGTCGGTGGCGGGCGGCGGTGACCACGGTTCGTCGGCGGGGTGGGCCGGGGGGACCAGCTGCGGCTGCGGCCAGCGGTCGCCCAGGTCGAGGCCGGTGAGCCGTTCGCAGGCGCCGACGATGTCGAACGGCTCGACGAAGCCGGGCGCGGCGGCGGCCATCTGGCTCGCGCCGTGCAGGGTGGTGAGCGCCGCCTCGGCCACCCGGATCATCCGGCCGCCGGGCCGCTCCCACGGCGGACCGGCCGCACCGGAGGAGGACGAGCCAGGGAAGGGCGAGCCGGGAAAGGACGAGCCTGGGAAGGACGGGCCGGGCGAGGACGGGCCGGGCGGGCGCAGCCGTTCGAGGGCGAGGCCGAGCAGGAGGGCGTCGAGCTTCATCAGCTGCGCGAACGGGCGGCGGGTCC
This region includes:
- a CDS encoding SAM-dependent methyltransferase, whose translation is MGLRAPPLPAEVLVTTDPVPPPNFDSKPSPARMYDYFLGGKDNFEIDREAADKVKVAVGEMMCHGIVWENRRFLQRAVRYLAENGIDQFIDLGTGLPTVGNVHEVAQRIVPRARVVYVDNDPIVLAHGRALLATNSTTTVITADVRDPEAILGHPDLRALIDFSRPVAVLAIALFHFVRDTEDPSGILRAFRDRLRPGSFLALSHLTTDGPPADEVAQVVDAYKGATSPIVFRPRARIEALFDGFELVEPGLTRPWKWHPGFGPQGPETEWLFAGVGEMPDGPPGAARR
- a CDS encoding TetR/AcrR family transcriptional regulator, whose protein sequence is MGRLTRAETQRLNRAGILAAAREEFAERGFRDAKIDAIADRAELTRGAVYSNFPGKRALYFAVLADLAERTPKPPPAEPPRTAREALGAFARAWVTRLPLATDRRHGEARLGMDLFPEVLADERTRRPFAQLMKLDALLLGLALERLRPPGPSSPGPSFPGSSFPGSPFPGSSSSGAAGPPWERPGGRMIRVAEAALTTLHGASQMAAAAPGFVEPFDIVGACERLTGLDLGDRWPQPQLVPPAHPADEPWSPPPATDLITGAPAPLTGDGVVAILGLHRLSGAEAAVRAAPPGSEVTVVMVTADPAELAPLARLAIADLCVCLHQAFPPAALPRLRVVCDERGAVAAAAGVPAVADATEVAVRVRAGRIITRAEGLGACHAAAAARTREAPVRDR
- a CDS encoding methyltransferase family protein — encoded protein: MAATALALYLIWLALAFGLRSLLQRRRTGDAGFRGGGLRPGTLQWWARLLFAGALAVGAAGPVAGLAGLPPLAVLDRPAVQVTGTVLALLGLAATLAAQWSMGSSWRIGVDETERTALVTGGAFALARNPIFTTMIVTAAGLAAMVPNPVTLGGLALTVAAIEIQVRAVEEPYLLRFHGDAYARYAVAVGRFLPGLGRLRTERTPL
- a CDS encoding SAM-dependent methyltransferase, encoding MSTDGDTLPSFDSSKPSPARMYDYFLGGKDNFPVDREAGDKVKAAVGDTMSHGIVWENRRFLQRAVRHLAQNGIDQFIDLGTGLPTQGNVHEVAQEVVPEARVVYVDNDPIVSTHGRALLASNSSTTVITADVRDPEAILGHPDLRALIDFSRPVAVLSIALFHFISDDYDPPGILRKFRERLLPGSCLALSHLTTDGPPADEVAQVVDAYKGATSPIVFRPRARIEDLFDGFDLVEPGLTRPWKWHPELGPQGPETEWLYAGVAKLPAA